The genomic window AACAAGGGATGTAAGGGATAATGCAATTTTAATGAATATTATTTGCGGCAGGGATGAAATGGATTCAACCAGTGCAGATGTTGAGGTTGAAGATTTTACAGCCTATCTTGATAAGCCTGTTAAAGGTTTGAGGGTTGGCGTATATGAAGATGCGATTGAGGAAAGTTCAGATGATGTAAAATCGGCGATGGAAAATACACTTGAAATCCTAAAGCGATTGGGGTGTGAAATTACAAAAGTTGATCTGCCACATTCAAAATACGCCGTTAGCGATTATTATATTATTGCTCCAGCTGAGGCAAGCAGCAACCTTGCCAGATATGATGGTGTGAAGTATGGTTTTAGATCTGAAGAGTTCGATGATTTAGGAGAAATGTATATAAAAACACGTTCTGAAGGCTTTGGCAAAGAGGTTAAAAGGCGCATAATGCTTGGCACCTATGTGCTATCCAGCGGTTATTACGATGCATATTACCTGAAAGCCCAGAAGTTAAGGGGTCTGATTAAAAAGGATTTTGATGAGGCATTTAAAGAAGTTGATTGTATTGTTTTGCCTACAACACCCACCGAGGCATTTAAAATTGGTGAGAAGGTGAATAATCCGCTTCAAATGTATCTTTCAGATGTATTTACCATACCTGCAAACATAGCCGGACTTCCTGCAATCAGTATTCCCAATGGCTTATCCAAAAATAACTTGCCGCTTGGATTACAGATTGTTGCAGATGCCTTTAGAGAGGGTATAATTTATCAACTTGCAAGTGCTTTTGAGAAAGAATTTAATCTGGCAGATAAACTGCCGCTTGATTGAGGTTAAAAAATGGCACGAATCTGGTTGAGAATCGATATGGTTGGTGGTGATTGCTATATAGGCTCGGTTGATAGCATTTTTGATGAAAATGAGGATTTTATGTTTTTTTTGGAGGAGCAGGCATATCTGGGTTTAAAGATCGATAATGTGCATAAGTGTATTGATAAAGATGGAAAAATTGAACTTGAGCCACTTGATAACGAAACCTCTTTATACAAAAGCAGCATGATAATAATGAACACCGATAACATTCTAACTATAAAGTTTTTAAAAGAAGATACAGATATTGTTAAAAAGCTAAACTCAGAAATTGAAAGCAAAAAGAAACCTGTCAATCTACAGGCAAAAAATATTTTGAGGTTTAAACCAAAAAATAAGGAGAGGC from Hippea jasoniae includes these protein-coding regions:
- the gatA gene encoding Asp-tRNA(Asn)/Glu-tRNA(Gln) amidotransferase subunit GatA encodes the protein MLFKKTLHELIELIEKGEITAYDIYKSLLERINEKDKQINAYVNVFEEFETYKDDGFLKNIPIAIKDNMHIEGKPTTCSSKILSNYVAIFDATAVKKLKEAAATFIGKTNLDEFAMGSSTETSYFGTTKNPWSLDRIPGGSSGGSAAAVASGEAIAALGSDTGGSIRQPASLCGVVGFKPTYGRVSRYGLVAFASSLDQIGPITRDVRDNAILMNIICGRDEMDSTSADVEVEDFTAYLDKPVKGLRVGVYEDAIEESSDDVKSAMENTLEILKRLGCEITKVDLPHSKYAVSDYYIIAPAEASSNLARYDGVKYGFRSEEFDDLGEMYIKTRSEGFGKEVKRRIMLGTYVLSSGYYDAYYLKAQKLRGLIKKDFDEAFKEVDCIVLPTTPTEAFKIGEKVNNPLQMYLSDVFTIPANIAGLPAISIPNGLSKNNLPLGLQIVADAFREGIIYQLASAFEKEFNLADKLPLD